One segment of Mugil cephalus isolate CIBA_MC_2020 chromosome 14, CIBA_Mcephalus_1.1, whole genome shotgun sequence DNA contains the following:
- the ubap2l gene encoding ubiquitin-associated protein 2-like isoform X8 has protein sequence MMTSMGGNRARGSWEQTQGQTQSQTQHKQRPQATAEQIRLAQMISDHNDADFEEKVKQLIDITGKDQDESMIALHDCNGDVNRAINVLLEGSPDTDSWEMVGKKKGVSGQKETSQAETGEEGKENREKGGEKDAARRRGGAPRKGRGASRGREFRGQENGLDGGKAGGIAGRGAERGRRGRGRGRGTVGVSGRRGGRFSAQGMGTFNPADYAEPTQTEENYGGGSTWNNTGNMELEEGARMEYSAGEGTNYPPKFDSAPGAWRSATEEWGTEDWNEDLSETKIFTASSVASMPLPQENVTITKGQRIDLAVLLGKTPPSSSSETENAPMEATQPPSLSQSLVFSNSKQGVPLSQTSSSTPYTQHSMVSMLGKGFGEVGDPKATTGTTGSQFLEQYKTAQALAQLAAQHSQTGPPNTTPSSWDTSLGQYDMKTQQESAIHTPFTKRQPYQAATSTSSMLDVFLQDKGLPPSSSSSSSLPQQPTSSPHAVPPPASSLPKMTGVHSIGQQVSPSSSDAQGSSPLPLQQHKLKQQKKRTSITTKIPAMAVEMPGSTDISGLNLQFGALQFGSEPVLPEYESTPTTAPPVNQVPNSLYTSPSSESTPSLSNSSQMDLYDQRASQTRRYPPSVSSSPQKDMQPKNGFSSIQATQSVEAAAGSAVSVKPASDSVTPASVSSMGTLADSGSGPASLLTTSNQSSLSALGHNEDLPPSTMPPPQHNNSHPSQQSSLAPSVRTSNSSLMHPGVDGDSSLHSSSFPSSVSAVPSSSVPSSSSSVAAAQVSLGAPQASSVGSATVSAPSGLSAVSSLAAMGLNPASMGGPAAAAAAATISVSATTSNIPSSATSSSARSSAASSGKAPPNLPPGVPPLLPNPYIVAPGLLHAYPPQVYGYDDLQMLQTRIPLDYYSIPFATPTTALTGREGSLTSNPYSGDLSKFGRGDASSPAPATTLAQTQQNQTQTHHTTQQPFLNPALPPGYSYTSLPYYTGMPGLPNTFQYGPAVFPVAPTSSKQHGVNVGVNASATPFQQASGYGSHGYSTGVSVTSSNTGVPDISGSVYTKTQSFEKQGFHAGTPAASFSLPSALGSGGPINPPAAAGYAPAPFMHILAPHQQPHSQILHHHLQQDGQTGTGQRSQNASIQQKSQINKSAYNSYNWGAN, from the exons atgaTGACGTCCATGGGCGGGAACCGAGCCCGGGGCAGCTGGGAGCAGACACAGGGCCAGACACAGAGTCAGACACAGCACAAGCAGAGGCCTCAG GCTACCGCAGAGCAGATCCGACTCGCACAGATGATTTCAGACCACAATGATGCAGACTTTGAAGAGAAGGTCAAACAG CTGATTGACATCACGGGCAAGGACCAGGATGAGTCCATGATAGCACTGCATGATTGCAATGGGGATGTCAACAGAGCCATTAACGTGTTGCTGGAGGGTAGCCCAGACACT GACTCCTGGGAAATGGTGGGCAAGAAGAAAGGGGTGTCGGGTCAGAAGGAGACCAGCCAGGCAGAAactggagaggaaggaaaagagaacagagagaagggaggagagaaagatgCAGCACGTCGTCGAGGTGGAGCGCCACGTAAGGGCCGCGGAGCCAGCAGGGGAAGAGAGT TTCGTGGTCAGGAGAACGGCCTGGATGGAGGCAAAGCTGGCGGCATAGCTGGTAGAGGGGCAGAGCGAGGCCGAAGGggaagaggcagaggaagggGAACTGTCG GAGTATCTGGACGGCGAGGAGGCAGATTTTCGGCGCAGGGCATGGG GACGTTCAACCCTGCCGACTACGCGGAGCCGACCCAGACAGAAGAAAACTACGGAGGGGGCAGTACCTGGaacaacacaggaaacatgGAGCTAGAGGAGGGAGCTA GGATGGAATACTCTGCAGGAGAGGGAACAAATTACCCACCCAAGTTTGACTCTGCTCCTG GTGCTTGGAGATCTGCCACAGAGGAGTGGGGCACTGAGGACTGGAATGAAGAT ctttcgGAGACCAAGATATTCACAGCTTCCAGTGTGGCGTCCATGCCTCTTCCTCAAGAGAATGTCACCATCACCAAAGGACAGAG GATTGACCTTGCGGTGCTCCTGGGGAAGACACCACCGTCTTCCTCCTCAGAGACAGAAAACGCCCCCATGGAGGCCACCCAACCCCCTTCCTTGTCCCAATCACTGGTTTTCAGCAACTCCAAGCAAGGGGTGCCACTCTCCCAAACATCCTCCAGCACCCCTTACACCCAGCACAGCATG GTTAGCATGCTGGGCAAGGGTTTTGGGGAAGTGGGGGACCCTAAAGCTACCACAGGGACCACTGGCTCCCAGTTCCTGGAGCAGTACAAAACAGCCCAGGCACTGGCCCAGCTGGCAGCCCAACACTCCCAGACTGGACCTCCCAACACAACTCCTTCATCCTGGGACACGTCACTGGGACAATATG ACATGAAGACTCAGCAGGAGTCTGCGATCCACACGCCCTTTACAAAGCGGCAGCCCTACCAGGCCGCCACGTCAACCTCGTCCATGTTggatgttttcctgcaggacAAAGGCCTGCCTCCTTCCtcgtcatcttcttcttccttacCGCAACAACCCACATCCTCACCCCATGCAGTTCCTCCGCCTGCTTCCTCCCTCCCCAAAATGACGGGAGTCCATTCTATAGGTCAGCAAGTTTCCCCGAGTTCCTCGGATGCCCAGGGTTCAAGTCCGCTGCCtttgcagcaacacaaacttaagcagcagaagaagaggaccTCCATTACAACCAAG ATTCCAGCAATGGCGGTGGAGATGCCTGGCTCTACAGACATCTCAGGCCTCAACCTCCAGTTCGGAGCGCTGCAGTTTGGGTCAGAACCAGTGCTGCCAGAGTACGAGTCCACTCCTACCACTGCGCCACCGGTCAACCAGGTCCCGAACAGCCTCTACACAAGCCCCAGCAG TGAGTCGACTCCATCTCTTTCCAACTCCAGCCAGATGGACCTGTACGATCAGAGAGCATCTCAGACACGACGTTACCCTCCTTcggtctcctcctcccctcagaAGGACATGCAGCCCAAG AATGGCTTCAGTTCAATACAAGCAACGCAATCTGTGGAAG ctgcagcaggctCTGCAGTGTCAGTCAAGCCGGCCTCTGATTCAGTCACGCCAGCATCCGTCTCCAGCATGGGCACGTTGGCGGACAGCGGCTCAGGCCCCGCCTCCTTGTTGACAACATCCAACCAGTCGTCCCTTAGCGCTCTGGGGCACAATGAAGACCTGCCTCCTAGCACCATGCCCCCTCCTCAACACAACAA CTCTCACCCATCACAACAGAGCAGCCTCGCTCCTTCAGTCCGAACATCCAACTCAAGCTTAATG CACCCCGGTGTAGACGGTGACTCGAGCCTCCACTCGTCATCCTTCCCTTCCTCCGTCTCTGCCGTACCGTCTTCATctgtcccctcctcctcttcctccgtggCTGCTGCCCAGGTGTCCCTGGGGGCTCCTCAGGCCTCCTCGGTGGGCTCCGCCACGGTCTCGGCTCCCTCCGGTCTGAGTGCCGTCAGCAGCCTGGCAGCCATGGGGCTCAACCCTGCCTCCATGGGGGGcccggctgcagcagcagccgccgccaCCATTTCAGTCTCCGCGACGACCTCAAACATTCCCTCTTCGGCAACTTCCTCGTCGGCACGCAGCTCTGCAGCATCCTCAG GGAAAGCACCTCCAAACCTGCCACCCGGAGTGCCCCCTCTACTGCCCAACCCATACATCGTGGCCCCTGGACTACTGCACGCCTACCCT CCTCAGGTGTACGGCTATGACGACCTACAGATGCTGCAGACAAGAATACCGCTG GATTATTACAGCATCCCGTTTGCAACTCCCACGACAGCACTGACTGGCAGAGAGGGCAGCCTGACGAGCAACCCTTACTCTG GTGACTTATCGAAGTTCGGTCGAGGCGATGCATCCTCCCCGGCTCCGGCCACCACGTTAGCCCAGACGCAACAGAATCAGACCCAGACGCATCACACGACACAGCAGCCCTTCCTCAACCCCGCGCTGCCGCCTGGCTACAGCTACACAAGCCTCCCATATTACACTGGCATGCCAGGCCTGCCCAATACCTTCCAGTACGGACCTGCTGTGTTTCCG GTGGCTCCTACCTCGTCAAAACAGCACGGTGTGAATGTCGGCGTCAATGCATCTGCCACACCCTTCCAGCAGGCTAGTGGCTACGGTTCCCATGGATACAGCACTG gagTCTCTGTGACCTCAAGCAACACGGGAGTACCAGATATTTCAGGGTCTgtttacacaaagacacag TCGTTTGAGAAGCAGGGTTTCCACGCCGGGACGCCAGCAGCTTCGTTCAGCCTACCCTCTGCGCTGGGGAGCGGCGGACCCATCAACCCCCCGGCCGCAGCCGGATACGCTCCGGCCCCCTTCATGCACATCCTGGCACCACACCAACAACCCCACTCTCAGATTCTGCACCACCACCTGCAGCAGGACGGACAG ACCGGCACCGGACAGCGCAGCCAGAACGCCTCCATCCAACAGAAGTCTCAGATCAACAAGTCGGCCTACAACAGCTACAACTGGGGGGCGAACTAA
- the ubap2l gene encoding ubiquitin-associated protein 2-like isoform X1, translating into MMTSMGGNRARGSWEQTQGQTQSQTQHKQRPQATAEQIRLAQMISDHNDADFEEKVKQLIDITGKDQDESMIALHDCNGDVNRAINVLLEGSPDTDSWEMVGKKKGVSGQKETSQAETGEEGKENREKGGEKDAARRRGGAPRKGRGASRGREFRGQENGLDGGKAGGIAGRGAERGRRGRGRGRGTVGVSGRRGGRFSAQGMGQIDKGSRYDIAGGERTFNPADYAEPTQTEENYGGGSTWNNTGNMELEEGARMEYSAGEGTNYPPKFDSAPGAWRSATEEWGTEDWNEDLSETKIFTASSVASMPLPQENVTITKGQRIDLAVLLGKTPPSSSSETENAPMEATQPPSLSQSLVFSNSKQGVPLSQTSSSTPYTQHSMVSMLGKGFGEVGDPKATTGTTGSQFLEQYKTAQALAQLAAQHSQTGPPNTTPSSWDTSLGQYDMKTQQESAIHTPFTKRQPYQAATSTSSMLDVFLQDKGLPPSSSSSSSLPQQPTSSPHAVPPPASSLPKMTGVHSIGQQVSPSSSDAQGSSPLPLQQHKLKQQKKRTSITTKIPAMAVEMPGSTDISGLNLQFGALQFGSEPVLPEYESTPTTAPPVNQVPNSLYTSPSSESTPSLSNSSQMDLYDQRASQTRRYPPSVSSSPQKDMQPKKPVSSPSLLVLQNGFSSIQATQSVEAAAGSAVSVKPASDSVTPASVSSMGTLADSGSGPASLLTTSNQSSLSALGHNEDLPPSTMPPPQHNNSHPSQQSSLAPSVRTSNSSLMHPGVDGDSSLHSSSFPSSVSAVPSSSVPSSSSSVAAAQVSLGAPQASSVGSATVSAPSGLSAVSSLAAMGLNPASMGGPAAAAAAATISVSATTSNIPSSATSSSARSSAASSGKAPPNLPPGVPPLLPNPYIVAPGLLHAYPPQVYGYDDLQMLQTRIPLDYYSIPFATPTTALTGREGSLTSNPYSGDLSKFGRGDASSPAPATTLAQTQQNQTQTHHTTQQPFLNPALPPGYSYTSLPYYTGMPGLPNTFQYGPAVFPVAPTSSKQHGVNVGVNASATPFQQASGYGSHGYSTGYEDVGQASGSGDFCKGGYGTAVAAAASAQNKPASSVTGPGVGVSVTSSNTGVPDISGSVYTKTQSFEKQGFHAGTPAASFSLPSALGSGGPINPPAAAGYAPAPFMHILAPHQQPHSQILHHHLQQDGQTGTGQRSQNASIQQKSQINKSAYNSYNWGAN; encoded by the exons atgaTGACGTCCATGGGCGGGAACCGAGCCCGGGGCAGCTGGGAGCAGACACAGGGCCAGACACAGAGTCAGACACAGCACAAGCAGAGGCCTCAG GCTACCGCAGAGCAGATCCGACTCGCACAGATGATTTCAGACCACAATGATGCAGACTTTGAAGAGAAGGTCAAACAG CTGATTGACATCACGGGCAAGGACCAGGATGAGTCCATGATAGCACTGCATGATTGCAATGGGGATGTCAACAGAGCCATTAACGTGTTGCTGGAGGGTAGCCCAGACACT GACTCCTGGGAAATGGTGGGCAAGAAGAAAGGGGTGTCGGGTCAGAAGGAGACCAGCCAGGCAGAAactggagaggaaggaaaagagaacagagagaagggaggagagaaagatgCAGCACGTCGTCGAGGTGGAGCGCCACGTAAGGGCCGCGGAGCCAGCAGGGGAAGAGAGT TTCGTGGTCAGGAGAACGGCCTGGATGGAGGCAAAGCTGGCGGCATAGCTGGTAGAGGGGCAGAGCGAGGCCGAAGGggaagaggcagaggaagggGAACTGTCG GAGTATCTGGACGGCGAGGAGGCAGATTTTCGGCGCAGGGCATGGG CCAGATTGATAAGGGGTCCAGATATGATATTGCAGGAGGTGAGAG GACGTTCAACCCTGCCGACTACGCGGAGCCGACCCAGACAGAAGAAAACTACGGAGGGGGCAGTACCTGGaacaacacaggaaacatgGAGCTAGAGGAGGGAGCTA GGATGGAATACTCTGCAGGAGAGGGAACAAATTACCCACCCAAGTTTGACTCTGCTCCTG GTGCTTGGAGATCTGCCACAGAGGAGTGGGGCACTGAGGACTGGAATGAAGAT ctttcgGAGACCAAGATATTCACAGCTTCCAGTGTGGCGTCCATGCCTCTTCCTCAAGAGAATGTCACCATCACCAAAGGACAGAG GATTGACCTTGCGGTGCTCCTGGGGAAGACACCACCGTCTTCCTCCTCAGAGACAGAAAACGCCCCCATGGAGGCCACCCAACCCCCTTCCTTGTCCCAATCACTGGTTTTCAGCAACTCCAAGCAAGGGGTGCCACTCTCCCAAACATCCTCCAGCACCCCTTACACCCAGCACAGCATG GTTAGCATGCTGGGCAAGGGTTTTGGGGAAGTGGGGGACCCTAAAGCTACCACAGGGACCACTGGCTCCCAGTTCCTGGAGCAGTACAAAACAGCCCAGGCACTGGCCCAGCTGGCAGCCCAACACTCCCAGACTGGACCTCCCAACACAACTCCTTCATCCTGGGACACGTCACTGGGACAATATG ACATGAAGACTCAGCAGGAGTCTGCGATCCACACGCCCTTTACAAAGCGGCAGCCCTACCAGGCCGCCACGTCAACCTCGTCCATGTTggatgttttcctgcaggacAAAGGCCTGCCTCCTTCCtcgtcatcttcttcttccttacCGCAACAACCCACATCCTCACCCCATGCAGTTCCTCCGCCTGCTTCCTCCCTCCCCAAAATGACGGGAGTCCATTCTATAGGTCAGCAAGTTTCCCCGAGTTCCTCGGATGCCCAGGGTTCAAGTCCGCTGCCtttgcagcaacacaaacttaagcagcagaagaagaggaccTCCATTACAACCAAG ATTCCAGCAATGGCGGTGGAGATGCCTGGCTCTACAGACATCTCAGGCCTCAACCTCCAGTTCGGAGCGCTGCAGTTTGGGTCAGAACCAGTGCTGCCAGAGTACGAGTCCACTCCTACCACTGCGCCACCGGTCAACCAGGTCCCGAACAGCCTCTACACAAGCCCCAGCAG TGAGTCGACTCCATCTCTTTCCAACTCCAGCCAGATGGACCTGTACGATCAGAGAGCATCTCAGACACGACGTTACCCTCCTTcggtctcctcctcccctcagaAGGACATGCAGCCCAAG AAACCTGTGAGCTCACCTTCATTGTTGGTTTTACAGAATGGCTTCAGTTCAATACAAGCAACGCAATCTGTGGAAG ctgcagcaggctCTGCAGTGTCAGTCAAGCCGGCCTCTGATTCAGTCACGCCAGCATCCGTCTCCAGCATGGGCACGTTGGCGGACAGCGGCTCAGGCCCCGCCTCCTTGTTGACAACATCCAACCAGTCGTCCCTTAGCGCTCTGGGGCACAATGAAGACCTGCCTCCTAGCACCATGCCCCCTCCTCAACACAACAA CTCTCACCCATCACAACAGAGCAGCCTCGCTCCTTCAGTCCGAACATCCAACTCAAGCTTAATG CACCCCGGTGTAGACGGTGACTCGAGCCTCCACTCGTCATCCTTCCCTTCCTCCGTCTCTGCCGTACCGTCTTCATctgtcccctcctcctcttcctccgtggCTGCTGCCCAGGTGTCCCTGGGGGCTCCTCAGGCCTCCTCGGTGGGCTCCGCCACGGTCTCGGCTCCCTCCGGTCTGAGTGCCGTCAGCAGCCTGGCAGCCATGGGGCTCAACCCTGCCTCCATGGGGGGcccggctgcagcagcagccgccgccaCCATTTCAGTCTCCGCGACGACCTCAAACATTCCCTCTTCGGCAACTTCCTCGTCGGCACGCAGCTCTGCAGCATCCTCAG GGAAAGCACCTCCAAACCTGCCACCCGGAGTGCCCCCTCTACTGCCCAACCCATACATCGTGGCCCCTGGACTACTGCACGCCTACCCT CCTCAGGTGTACGGCTATGACGACCTACAGATGCTGCAGACAAGAATACCGCTG GATTATTACAGCATCCCGTTTGCAACTCCCACGACAGCACTGACTGGCAGAGAGGGCAGCCTGACGAGCAACCCTTACTCTG GTGACTTATCGAAGTTCGGTCGAGGCGATGCATCCTCCCCGGCTCCGGCCACCACGTTAGCCCAGACGCAACAGAATCAGACCCAGACGCATCACACGACACAGCAGCCCTTCCTCAACCCCGCGCTGCCGCCTGGCTACAGCTACACAAGCCTCCCATATTACACTGGCATGCCAGGCCTGCCCAATACCTTCCAGTACGGACCTGCTGTGTTTCCG GTGGCTCCTACCTCGTCAAAACAGCACGGTGTGAATGTCGGCGTCAATGCATCTGCCACACCCTTCCAGCAGGCTAGTGGCTACGGTTCCCATGGATACAGCACTG GCTATGAGGATGTGGGCCAGGCTTCAGGGAGTGGGGATTTCTGTAAGGGCGGATACGGCACTGCCGTGGCCGCTGCCGCTTCTGCACAAAACAAGCCAGCCAGCTCTGTCACCGGGCCTGGAGTCG gagTCTCTGTGACCTCAAGCAACACGGGAGTACCAGATATTTCAGGGTCTgtttacacaaagacacag TCGTTTGAGAAGCAGGGTTTCCACGCCGGGACGCCAGCAGCTTCGTTCAGCCTACCCTCTGCGCTGGGGAGCGGCGGACCCATCAACCCCCCGGCCGCAGCCGGATACGCTCCGGCCCCCTTCATGCACATCCTGGCACCACACCAACAACCCCACTCTCAGATTCTGCACCACCACCTGCAGCAGGACGGACAG ACCGGCACCGGACAGCGCAGCCAGAACGCCTCCATCCAACAGAAGTCTCAGATCAACAAGTCGGCCTACAACAGCTACAACTGGGGGGCGAACTAA
- the ubap2l gene encoding ubiquitin-associated protein 2-like isoform X6, with protein MMTSMGGNRARGSWEQTQGQTQSQTQHKQRPQATAEQIRLAQMISDHNDADFEEKVKQLIDITGKDQDESMIALHDCNGDVNRAINVLLEGSPDTDSWEMVGKKKGVSGQKETSQAETGEEGKENREKGGEKDAARRRGGAPRKGRGASRGREFRGQENGLDGGKAGGIAGRGAERGRRGRGRGRGTVGVSGRRGGRFSAQGMGTFNPADYAEPTQTEENYGGGSTWNNTGNMELEEGARMEYSAGEGTNYPPKFDSAPGAWRSATEEWGTEDWNEDLSETKIFTASSVASMPLPQENVTITKGQRIDLAVLLGKTPPSSSSETENAPMEATQPPSLSQSLVFSNSKQGVPLSQTSSSTPYTQHSMVSMLGKGFGEVGDPKATTGTTGSQFLEQYKTAQALAQLAAQHSQTGPPNTTPSSWDTSLGQYDMKTQQESAIHTPFTKRQPYQAATSTSSMLDVFLQDKGLPPSSSSSSSLPQQPTSSPHAVPPPASSLPKMTGVHSIGQQVSPSSSDAQGSSPLPLQQHKLKQQKKRTSITTKIPAMAVEMPGSTDISGLNLQFGALQFGSEPVLPEYESTPTTAPPVNQVPNSLYTSPSSESTPSLSNSSQMDLYDQRASQTRRYPPSVSSSPQKDMQPKNGFSSIQATQSVEAAAGSAVSVKPASDSVTPASVSSMGTLADSGSGPASLLTTSNQSSLSALGHNEDLPPSTMPPPQHNNSHPSQQSSLAPSVRTSNSSLMHPGVDGDSSLHSSSFPSSVSAVPSSSVPSSSSSVAAAQVSLGAPQASSVGSATVSAPSGLSAVSSLAAMGLNPASMGGPAAAAAAATISVSATTSNIPSSATSSSARSSAASSGKAPPNLPPGVPPLLPNPYIVAPGLLHAYPPQVYGYDDLQMLQTRIPLDYYSIPFATPTTALTGREGSLTSNPYSGDLSKFGRGDASSPAPATTLAQTQQNQTQTHHTTQQPFLNPALPPGYSYTSLPYYTGMPGLPNTFQYGPAVFPVAPTSSKQHGVNVGVNASATPFQQASGYGSHGYSTGYEDVGQASGSGDFCKGGYGTAVAAAASAQNKPASSVTGPGVGVSVTSSNTGVPDISGSVYTKTQSFEKQGFHAGTPAASFSLPSALGSGGPINPPAAAGYAPAPFMHILAPHQQPHSQILHHHLQQDGQTGTGQRSQNASIQQKSQINKSAYNSYNWGAN; from the exons atgaTGACGTCCATGGGCGGGAACCGAGCCCGGGGCAGCTGGGAGCAGACACAGGGCCAGACACAGAGTCAGACACAGCACAAGCAGAGGCCTCAG GCTACCGCAGAGCAGATCCGACTCGCACAGATGATTTCAGACCACAATGATGCAGACTTTGAAGAGAAGGTCAAACAG CTGATTGACATCACGGGCAAGGACCAGGATGAGTCCATGATAGCACTGCATGATTGCAATGGGGATGTCAACAGAGCCATTAACGTGTTGCTGGAGGGTAGCCCAGACACT GACTCCTGGGAAATGGTGGGCAAGAAGAAAGGGGTGTCGGGTCAGAAGGAGACCAGCCAGGCAGAAactggagaggaaggaaaagagaacagagagaagggaggagagaaagatgCAGCACGTCGTCGAGGTGGAGCGCCACGTAAGGGCCGCGGAGCCAGCAGGGGAAGAGAGT TTCGTGGTCAGGAGAACGGCCTGGATGGAGGCAAAGCTGGCGGCATAGCTGGTAGAGGGGCAGAGCGAGGCCGAAGGggaagaggcagaggaagggGAACTGTCG GAGTATCTGGACGGCGAGGAGGCAGATTTTCGGCGCAGGGCATGGG GACGTTCAACCCTGCCGACTACGCGGAGCCGACCCAGACAGAAGAAAACTACGGAGGGGGCAGTACCTGGaacaacacaggaaacatgGAGCTAGAGGAGGGAGCTA GGATGGAATACTCTGCAGGAGAGGGAACAAATTACCCACCCAAGTTTGACTCTGCTCCTG GTGCTTGGAGATCTGCCACAGAGGAGTGGGGCACTGAGGACTGGAATGAAGAT ctttcgGAGACCAAGATATTCACAGCTTCCAGTGTGGCGTCCATGCCTCTTCCTCAAGAGAATGTCACCATCACCAAAGGACAGAG GATTGACCTTGCGGTGCTCCTGGGGAAGACACCACCGTCTTCCTCCTCAGAGACAGAAAACGCCCCCATGGAGGCCACCCAACCCCCTTCCTTGTCCCAATCACTGGTTTTCAGCAACTCCAAGCAAGGGGTGCCACTCTCCCAAACATCCTCCAGCACCCCTTACACCCAGCACAGCATG GTTAGCATGCTGGGCAAGGGTTTTGGGGAAGTGGGGGACCCTAAAGCTACCACAGGGACCACTGGCTCCCAGTTCCTGGAGCAGTACAAAACAGCCCAGGCACTGGCCCAGCTGGCAGCCCAACACTCCCAGACTGGACCTCCCAACACAACTCCTTCATCCTGGGACACGTCACTGGGACAATATG ACATGAAGACTCAGCAGGAGTCTGCGATCCACACGCCCTTTACAAAGCGGCAGCCCTACCAGGCCGCCACGTCAACCTCGTCCATGTTggatgttttcctgcaggacAAAGGCCTGCCTCCTTCCtcgtcatcttcttcttccttacCGCAACAACCCACATCCTCACCCCATGCAGTTCCTCCGCCTGCTTCCTCCCTCCCCAAAATGACGGGAGTCCATTCTATAGGTCAGCAAGTTTCCCCGAGTTCCTCGGATGCCCAGGGTTCAAGTCCGCTGCCtttgcagcaacacaaacttaagcagcagaagaagaggaccTCCATTACAACCAAG ATTCCAGCAATGGCGGTGGAGATGCCTGGCTCTACAGACATCTCAGGCCTCAACCTCCAGTTCGGAGCGCTGCAGTTTGGGTCAGAACCAGTGCTGCCAGAGTACGAGTCCACTCCTACCACTGCGCCACCGGTCAACCAGGTCCCGAACAGCCTCTACACAAGCCCCAGCAG TGAGTCGACTCCATCTCTTTCCAACTCCAGCCAGATGGACCTGTACGATCAGAGAGCATCTCAGACACGACGTTACCCTCCTTcggtctcctcctcccctcagaAGGACATGCAGCCCAAG AATGGCTTCAGTTCAATACAAGCAACGCAATCTGTGGAAG ctgcagcaggctCTGCAGTGTCAGTCAAGCCGGCCTCTGATTCAGTCACGCCAGCATCCGTCTCCAGCATGGGCACGTTGGCGGACAGCGGCTCAGGCCCCGCCTCCTTGTTGACAACATCCAACCAGTCGTCCCTTAGCGCTCTGGGGCACAATGAAGACCTGCCTCCTAGCACCATGCCCCCTCCTCAACACAACAA CTCTCACCCATCACAACAGAGCAGCCTCGCTCCTTCAGTCCGAACATCCAACTCAAGCTTAATG CACCCCGGTGTAGACGGTGACTCGAGCCTCCACTCGTCATCCTTCCCTTCCTCCGTCTCTGCCGTACCGTCTTCATctgtcccctcctcctcttcctccgtggCTGCTGCCCAGGTGTCCCTGGGGGCTCCTCAGGCCTCCTCGGTGGGCTCCGCCACGGTCTCGGCTCCCTCCGGTCTGAGTGCCGTCAGCAGCCTGGCAGCCATGGGGCTCAACCCTGCCTCCATGGGGGGcccggctgcagcagcagccgccgccaCCATTTCAGTCTCCGCGACGACCTCAAACATTCCCTCTTCGGCAACTTCCTCGTCGGCACGCAGCTCTGCAGCATCCTCAG GGAAAGCACCTCCAAACCTGCCACCCGGAGTGCCCCCTCTACTGCCCAACCCATACATCGTGGCCCCTGGACTACTGCACGCCTACCCT CCTCAGGTGTACGGCTATGACGACCTACAGATGCTGCAGACAAGAATACCGCTG GATTATTACAGCATCCCGTTTGCAACTCCCACGACAGCACTGACTGGCAGAGAGGGCAGCCTGACGAGCAACCCTTACTCTG GTGACTTATCGAAGTTCGGTCGAGGCGATGCATCCTCCCCGGCTCCGGCCACCACGTTAGCCCAGACGCAACAGAATCAGACCCAGACGCATCACACGACACAGCAGCCCTTCCTCAACCCCGCGCTGCCGCCTGGCTACAGCTACACAAGCCTCCCATATTACACTGGCATGCCAGGCCTGCCCAATACCTTCCAGTACGGACCTGCTGTGTTTCCG GTGGCTCCTACCTCGTCAAAACAGCACGGTGTGAATGTCGGCGTCAATGCATCTGCCACACCCTTCCAGCAGGCTAGTGGCTACGGTTCCCATGGATACAGCACTG GCTATGAGGATGTGGGCCAGGCTTCAGGGAGTGGGGATTTCTGTAAGGGCGGATACGGCACTGCCGTGGCCGCTGCCGCTTCTGCACAAAACAAGCCAGCCAGCTCTGTCACCGGGCCTGGAGTCG gagTCTCTGTGACCTCAAGCAACACGGGAGTACCAGATATTTCAGGGTCTgtttacacaaagacacag TCGTTTGAGAAGCAGGGTTTCCACGCCGGGACGCCAGCAGCTTCGTTCAGCCTACCCTCTGCGCTGGGGAGCGGCGGACCCATCAACCCCCCGGCCGCAGCCGGATACGCTCCGGCCCCCTTCATGCACATCCTGGCACCACACCAACAACCCCACTCTCAGATTCTGCACCACCACCTGCAGCAGGACGGACAG ACCGGCACCGGACAGCGCAGCCAGAACGCCTCCATCCAACAGAAGTCTCAGATCAACAAGTCGGCCTACAACAGCTACAACTGGGGGGCGAACTAA